Part of the Oceanidesulfovibrio indonesiensis genome is shown below.
TGCCGATGCCGACGGCGCAACCTTCGTGCTCATGGAAGAGGACATGTGCCACTATGTGGACGAAGACGCTGTGTCGCCGCTCTGGAAGGGCAAGCGATTTGCGCGGAGCGCGTGCATCAGCGGTTGGGTAATGGAGAACAAGGAGCCTGCGGTCATCGGCAACGTGTACGTCGACCCGCGCATTCCGATCGAGCCCTATAAGGTTACCTTCGTGCAGAGCCTGGTCGTGGCGCCGGTCCGGCCGGAAGCGCCCCTGGCGGCCATCGGCGTGTACTGGGCTGAACGGGGCGAACCCCGGCCGGAAACCGTGCAACTCATCCAGTCTATTGCCGACCTCGCTTCCGTGGCCATGCAGAATGTGAATCTTTACGAGCGGCTGCGACGCAGCAACCGGATGTACAAAGAGCAAAAAGAGCTTGCGGAAGCCGCCAACAACGCCAAGTCCGAGTTCCTGGCCAACATGAGCCACGAGATACGCACGCCGCTCACAGGCATGCTGGGAATGACGGATCTGCTGCTGGACAACCTCAAAGGCGAAAAGAACATAGAGTATGCGCAGCACATGAAACTGGCCGGGGAGGCCCTGCGGGCAATCATCGACGATATTCTGGACCTGTCCAAAATCGAGGCGGGCAAGATGGAACTGGAGCTGGTGGCAGTCCGGCTGAGCGAGTCCATCGGGCAGTGCCTGGCCCTGTACGAACCCATGGCCCGGGAAAAGGACCTGGGCTGGCGCGTGGAGTACCCAAAGAGCCTCCCGGACTATGTCCTTGTGGACGAAAGCAAGCTCCACCAGGTGCTGCGCAACCTGGTTTCAAACGCCATCAAGTTCACCGACTCGGGCGAAGTGGCTGTGCTCGCTGAATATCTGAACAGAAACGGGAACGGGAATGGAATGCTTCAGATATCCGTGCAGGATACGGGCATAGGCATTCCGCAGGACAGGACCCATGAATTGTATCAGGAGTTCACCCAGCTCGACAGCTCGTACCACAAGGCCCACGGCGGCACTGGTCTCGGCCTTGCCATCTCCAAGCGCCTCGTGGAACTCATGGGCGGCGATATCGAACTGGAAAGCGAGCCGGGCAGCGGGACCATGTTCACCATCACCGTTCCCGCTCCGAAAACCGACGCGCCGGCACATCCGCCGCTGGATTTCTTCGAGGCGAGCGGCTGCCGGTCTCTGCGTCTGCTCGTTGCCGAAGACAATCCGGTAAACCAGTATCTCGTGCGCGAGCTGCTGGACCGCGCCGGGTGCGATTTCACCCTGGCGGAAAACGGCGCCATTGTGCTGGAGCGTCTGGAAGAAGACGAAGCAGGCTATGATCTCGTGCTCATGGACATCAACATGCCGGGCCTGGACGGCGTGCAGACCACAAGGCGCATCCGGGAGTCCGGGAAAGCCTACGCAACCATTCCCATTATTGCGCTGACGGCCTACGCCATGCCGGAAGAACGGCAGAGGTTCATGGACGCGGGCATGGACGGTTATCTCGCCAAGCCGTTTACCGTGCAGCAGTTGCTCGCCGTTATCAGTGAAATGCCGACCGGACGGATAGCCGGCAGGCCGCGCCCGGACGAGGCGCCTGGGACTGCATGCAGGGGAGGCGCGTCCCCAACGGTGGAGCAGGCCTCCGTGTCCGCGCCCGAGAAGGGGGAGGACGGTGTCCTGGACGAGGCGCATCTGAGGCAGGTGTTCCGGGAAAATGCGGAAGACCTGCACGAACTCGTGGCAATGCTCGAAGCCGAGCACCCGGAGCAACTCAAATCCATGCGCAGGCTGCTGCAGGAAGGAAGGCACCAGGAAACTGCGGATATGGCCCATTCAATCGCCAGCGGATTCGGGGCCGTAGGCCTGCGCCATGCTGCCGGGGAAAGCTTGCGGCTGGAGCGGCTCCTGCGAGCCGGAGACATAAGCGATGCCGTGATCCTGCTTGCCGCTCTGCACGATACTGTCGACCACTCTTTCACGGCCGTGAAGGATTGGATACGCTCGAATCTTGGTTGAGCCGATCTCGGTGGAGCGGCGTCCTGAGTAACCGCACATCTCCCCGGTTATTTTAGACTACCCCGATCCAATGCGCGGTCCGGAAACACGCTGCATCGCCCCCAGGCATGCGGCGGCCTCTGCTCGCTTTTGCCTCAAGTGAGTTCGATGGAGTGAACACGAGGCCGGTGTTGGAGGTTTTGTATTGACGTTGATAATCATTTTCAATAAAAGACGGCTTCAGAACAATTGCCGGAGGTACGCAATACAATGAAGCCGTCAGAAATAGTCTCCGCCCTTGAACTGCTGCTGGAAGTTCGGCAGCCGGTTTTTCTCTGGGGAGCGCCCGGTGTGGGCAAGAGCCAGGTCGTGGCCCAGGTCGCGGCGGAGCATGGTATGGAATTGGTCGATATCCGGGCGGTATTGCTCGATCCTGTCGACCTGCGGGGCATCCCGCGAATAGACGATGCGGGCAACGCCGTGTGGTGCCCTCCGTCGTTTCTTCCCCGCAGCGGGCGGGGCATTCTGTTCCTGGACGAGTTGAACACGGCGCCGCCGCTGGTGCAGGCCGCCTGTTATCAGCTCATCCTGGACCGCAAGCTCGGCGAGTACGAGCTGCCCGAGGACTGGACCATCGTTGCCGCGGGCAATCGGGAGTCCGACAGGGCGGTGACTCATCGCATGCCGTCGGCACTGGCCAACCGGATGATTCACCTGGATTTCGATCCGGACCTGGACGACTGGCTGGCGTGGGCGGAGCGCACCGGCGTCGAGCCGAAGCTGCGCGCTTTTCTGCGGTTCCGGCCCAAGCTGCTCCACGCCTTCGATCCTAAGAAAAGCGAAAAGGCGTTCCCCTCGCCGCGCTCATGGGAGTTCGCTTCCCGCATCATCGCCGCCGACAGACCCGCGCGGATAACTCACGCGCTGCTCAAGGGCGCGGTAGGCGAGGCCGCTGCCGCCGAATGCATCGGGTTCCTCAAAATTTATGACGAGCTGCCCGATGCCGAAGCCATGCTGGCCGACCCAGGCGGGGTGCGCATTCCGGACGATCCGGCTGTGATCTATGCCATGTGCGAATCCGTTGCCCGTGAGGCGTCGGACGAGACCATGTCCAGCCTTGCCGTGCTGGCCGCGCGCATGCCTGTGGAGTTCAGCGTGCTGCTCATGCGGGATGCCGCGGCCGTGGAGCCTTCAATCGTGGAGACTGAAGCATTCCAGGGATGGGCCCGCGCCAACCATGAGGTACTGGTGTCGTGAACCAGGCCGCACGCGACAAGATGATCAAGGCCAGGAGCGAGCTGGTTCTGGATCAACCGTTCTTTGCGCATCTGGCATTGCGGCTGGAGATGCGCGAGGACCCCACATGCCGCACCGCCTGGTCTGATGGCCGCGTTCTGGCCTACAACCCCTCGTACATCGAGATTATGCCGCTGGAGAAGGTGAAGGGCCTGCAATGCCACGAGGTTTTGCACCTTGCGTGTGGCCACCACCTGCGCCGCGGCGAACGCGACGCCGCCACGTGGAACAAAGCCTGCGACTACGCCATCAATCCCATTCTGCTGGAGGCCGGCATCCAGCTGCCCACCGGCTATCTGGATGATCCTGCCCTTCACGACAAAAGCGCCGATTCCATCTACGCCGCGCTCGTGGACAGGGACGAGGAATCCCGGGGCGGCGCAGAAACGGGGGCCGAGCAGGAAACCGATACGCAGGAAGACGCTCAGGGCGGCGGCGCTGCGGGCGAGCAGGGAGCCGAGCTGAAGGAGTCCGGCGACGACACGTCCGAAGGCGCCGGCGATGATGGCTCCGCGGCTGCCGGGCTGGACGAGGACGGCGAGGCGACGCCGCCGAGCGAACAGGAAAACGATCCCGGCATGAGCGGCGAGGTGCGCGACGCCCCCTCAAACAGCGGCGGCAAGGACAGTGCAGCGGAGATGGCGCGTGAAGAGGACTCCTGGCAGGTGGCCGTAGCCCAGGCCCTGCACAAGGCGCGCGAGTCCGGCGAGATGCCGGGTTCCCTGGAACGGTTGCTCGCCGAGGCGCTGTCGCCGTCCCTGAACTGGCGGGAGCTATTGCGCCGTTTCCTGGCAAATGTCGCGCGGAATGACTTCTCATGGGTCCGGCCCAACCGCCGGTATCTGCACGCCGGGCTGTATCTGCCGGGGCTGGAGAGCGAAGAACTGGCCGAGGTGGCCGTGGCCGTGGACGTATCCGGCAGCATTACCCAGAGCGAACTGGACAGTTTCGGCGCCGAGCTCTCCGCCGTGCTCGAAGAGTTCGAAACCACAGTGACCGTCTTTACCTGCGACGCTGCCGTGACCACGCAGGAACGGCTCGCCCGCTGGGACCTTCCGCTGGAGTTCGAGGCCCGCGGTGGAGGCGGCACGGATTTCCGTCCGCCATTCGAACGGCTGCAGGAAGACGGCGAGGCCCCGGCTTGCCTCGTCTACTTCACGGACATGGAATGCGACAGGTTCCCGGACGAGCCGGACTACCCGGTCCTCTGGGTCACCACCAACATGCAGTACGCCTCGCCGCCGTTCGGCGAGGTGGCGACCATGGAGCAGGGCATATGAACATCGAATGGACAATCGCCAAGAAACGCGGGAATTTCCGTCCCGTGCTGCGCTACGCCATCACCCTCACGGACTATGAAAAGAGCCTCGGCATGCCCGCAGTGCGCATCGAAAGCACCATTCCCAAGCCGCCGGACGCAGGGTTGACCTACTGCTGGCCGGGGCAGAACGAACGCGCCGACTGGACCTCGGCCGAGTTCCATTTGCTGATGACGCCGCCGCACACGGACGGGACCTTGAGCAAGAGCCTCAAGTTGCCCTGGCGCGAGGATAATGACTACCCTGAGGTGGAAGAGTCCTTCCGCTCACTTCGCGATGCTTTCGAGCGCGCCCTTTCCCAGGCGTCGGCCAGCAGGCCCATGGACGAGACCGGCAGCCTAGCCATATCCGGCGGCGCCAAAGCGGACATCGCCCCGGCATTCGCCGCCGAGCGCATCCTGCAGGTCGTCAAGGCGTCGTAATCGTCATTCGAAAGAACTGATGCGCCGTGCTGTGTTGCTTCCTTTTCCGGCTTTGGGTCCGCACATTTACAAGATCTTCCTCACGCAGTAAGTTCCATGGTTGATTGCCCGGGGGCAGAACGCCGGCAAGGCTGGGTGGAACCGCTCGGGCTACCAGGGAGCGGTGCATGCGCTTTTCGGAAATCGATCTGCTGGCGGAGCTGGAACGGCCGGAGCACGAGGTGTTGCGCGAGCTGTTCCATTCACGTTCTCTGCCCGCCGGTTCCTTGCTCTACAGCCCGGATGCCCGGGAAAATCTGATTTTCGTGATCCGCTCCGGCGCCGTGCGGGTTTTTCTGGCCTGCGAGAGCAAGGAGTTCACCCTCGCCATCCTCGGTCCCGGGGATATCTACGCAACCCACAGCGGCGCGTACGTCCAGGCCATGGACAAGCCCGTGGAAATGCTCGTCACGCAGGTTAACGAGGTGAGCCGCCGGCTGGTGGACGTGCCGGAGTTCACCAAGACCATGGTCCGCGTGCTGGGGCAGATGCTCAGCAATTCCTTCGACACCATCCGGGGGCTCGCCTTCCAGAGCTCGTCCGAACGCCTTGCGCAGCTATTCCTTGCACAGTCCCGCGCCATCCGTCTGCAACAAGGCGAAGAGGGCGGGGTGGAGGTGCAGCTGGGCCTGAACATGCAGCAAATCGCCGACGTCGTGGGGGCGTCGCGGCAGACCGTTTCTTCGCTGATCAACGAATTCATGCGGCAGGGCCTGCTGGAGAAGCGCGGCCGCGGAGTCTTTTTCCTGCCGGATCTGGACGGCCTGCGCCGTACGGCAGGGCTTCTCGCCATTCCCGAACCGGAAAAAAAATGACCCAAATGCCATAAATGTCGCGAATGCGACAAACACGGTCGGAAAATCGGCGTATCGTCTCCTGTAGCAACAAGCCAATCTGAGACCGGTTGCGGTGTCCGACTCCGGAAACGCCGCGCCGCGAAACGCGGGAGGAGCGTATGGCGAAGGAAGCACGGGGCATTGACGATCTGACCATGTGGGACGACGCCAAGGCCATGCTCCGCAAGGCGGAGGCCGAGGGCATCGAAACGGTCTGGGACCGGCTGGAGAACCAGACCCCACACTGCAAGTTCTGCGAATCCGGTTTGACGTGTCAGAAGTGCGTCATGGGGCCATGCCGGATCATCCCCACCAACGAGAAGAAGGCCCGCGGGGTATGCGGTGCAGACGCCGACCTCACCGTGGCGCGCAACTTTGGCCGGTTCGTGGCCGCCGGAGCGGCGTCGCATTCAGACCACGGCCGCGACCTCGTGGAAACACTGGCCGCCATCGGCGCCGGCGAGACCACGGACTACGTCATCAAAGACGGCGACAAGCTGCGCCGCATCGCCGGCGAGCTCGGAATCGATGTGGACGGCAAGGAGGACAAAGCCGTCGCCGCCGAGCTGGCCGACCTCTTTGTGCGGGACTACGGCTTCGGGGCGAACAAGAAACTCGCCTTCCTGAGCCGTTTGCCCAAGCAACGCCTTGAGCTATGGGACAAGCTGGGCATCGCTCCCCGCGGCGTGGACTGGGAAGTGGTGGAAATGATGCACCGCACCCATATGGGCGTGGACTGCGACGCGGTGAGCATCTGCCTGCACGCGGCGCGCACCTCCCTGTCCGACGGATGGGGCGGCTCCATGATCGCCACCGAGATCTCGGACATCGTGTTCGGCACGCCCTCGCCCGGCAAGGCCGAGGTGAACCTCGGCGTGCTCAAACAGGACCACGTGAACATCCTTGTGCACGGGCACAGCCCCATCGTCTCGGAAATGCTGCTGGCCTCGGCGCGGGATCCCAGGTTCATACAGGCGGCTAAATCCGCCGGGGCGGAAGGCATCAACGTGGCGGGCCTCTGCTGCACGGGCAACGAACTGCTCATGCGCCAGGGCGTGCCGCTGGCCGGCAACCACCTGATGACCGAGTTGACCATCGTGACCGGCGCCGTGGACATGATGGTGGTTGACTATCAGTGCATCATGCCCAGCCTGGTGACCATCGCGCAGTGCTACCACACCAAGTTCGTTTCCACCTCCAACAAGGCGCACTTCACCGGCGCCGAGCATGTGGAGTTCACGTACAGGAACGCCCGCGAAAAGGCCGACCAGGTCGTGCGCATGGCCATAGAAGCCTTCACCGAGCGCGACCAGAGCCGCGTGCAGATTCCCGAGGGCCCCATGTCCATGATGACCGGATTCTCCAACGAGGCCATCCTCGGCGCCCTCGGCGGCACGCCCGATCCGCTCATCGAGGCGATCAAGGCCGGCAAGGTGCGCGGGGCCGTGGGCATCGTGGGCTGCAACAATCCCAAGCTCAAGCAGGATTACGTGCACGTGAACCTGGCCAAAGAGCTCATCAAGCGCGATGTCCTGGTGCTCTGTACGGGCTGCGCCACATCGGCGCTGGGCAAGGCCGGACTGCTCATGCCCGAGGCTGCGGCCGAGGCCGGCGCTGGACTCCGCTCGGTGTGCGAATCCCTGGGAATTCCGCCGGTGCTGCACGTGGGAAGCTGCGTGGACAACGCGCGCATCATCCAGCTCTGCGCCATGCTGGCCAACGCTCTGGGCGTGGACATCTCCGATTTGCCCGTGGCCGCCAGCGCGCCGGAGTGGTACTCGGAAAAGGCGGCAGCCATCGGCATGTACGCCGTGGCCAGCGGCATCTACACCCATCTGGGGTTGCCGCCGAACATCACGGGCAGCGACACCGTGACCCAGCTCGCCCTGGGGGGACTGAACGACGTGGTCGGCGCACACTTTGTCGTGGAATCCGATCCGGTCAAGGCGGCGGAGCTGATTGACCTGCGTATCCAGTCGAAACGCGTAGCCCTTGGGCTGGAGTAACCTGAAGCCTCCGGCTTTTCGAGGGCTTTGACCTGGCTCGCCCTGATCGGTTGGTACAGCTCACCGGACGATTTTTCTACCCTGCTAAATCGTCGGGCGGCCAGCAGGGAACGACATGACTGGTTTCCTGTTCTGGGGGCGGGGGGACATTGTAATCCCCGCCCGCCAGAGGCATGACATGTTGATGAAAAAGAACCGAATGGAACGCTGGAAGGAGGGCGCATGAAGATCGCGTTCGCCGGCAAGGGCGGCGTGGGCAAGACTACGCTGGCCGCCTGGGTCGGGGACTATCTTGCGCGCAAGGGAGCGCATGTCTGGATGATCGACGCGGACACCGCCCTGTCCCTGGGGCAGGCGTCCGGCTTGCCCGCGGCGGAACTCCCGGCGCCGCTCGTCACGCGCGAGGATCTGGTGCGCGAACGCATCGGCCAGGGGCTCATTTCCATTTCCGCCCAGGTGGACGACCTGCCGGAAAGCTTGGCCGTGGGCCTGCCCGTTTCCAGCGGAAATGATTCCGGCGGTGGCAAGAGGCTGCTCGTCATGGGCACCATCGCCGCTGCTGGCGGCGGCTGCGCTTGCTCGGCGAATGCCTTGCTCAAGGCGCTGCTGGCGCACGTCTTTCTGGAGCGGGACGACTACGTGATGGTGGACCTTGAGGCTGGTGTGGAGCATCTGGGACGCGGCGCAGTCGAAGGCGTGGACGGTCTCGTGGTGGTCAGCGAGCCCAGCTTCCGCGGCCTGGAGACGGCGGCGGCCATCAGCGAACTGGCCGGCCAGCTGGGGCTGGACAATCAGGTGCTCGTACTGAACCGCACCGCCGCGGTGCCTGAATCATTGGCCGTGGAAGGATTGCCCGAGCGGGTGATCTCCTTTCCGCCGATACAGGGACTTGTCGAACGCCAGCTTGCCTCTCCGTCCGTGCTCGGTCTGCCCGAGCAGGACGAGATAGACGAGCGAGTCGGACGGTTGTTCGCACTGCTGGAAGAGGGGCGCTGCCGTTGAGCGCTTCAAAATCTCCAACGCCAGGGCGAGCCTTTCGGGAAAGTTACAAGAGCGAAATGCCTGTCGCACGCATGTAAACAAAGCCGGCGTCCATCGTATGGATGCCGGCTTTTTGATGCAGTGGGCCAGGGGGGCTGCCTATTCGTTGACGGCGTCTTCCAGGGCGCGGGTGGGTGTGAAGACCACATGCTTGCGGCCGTTCGCGGGATCCGTGCGGAACTCGCCGAGCCCTTCGAGCTCGATGACGTCGCCGTTCTTGAGGACGTTGGTGATCACGGCCTTCATGGCGTCGAAGACCATGTACGCGTCGCTTTCGTCGCTCAGTTTGTCCGGAAAGGCGTAGGCAAGGCTCTTGACCAGCGTTTTAGTGTAGCCTTCGGGCAGCTTCTTCACGCGTTCATGGGCGATATCTGTGTCCATAGGCGTGATGTTGCATTCTTTGTCCTGACATCCGGCAAAGCAAACTCCCGGGAAATCTTGGTTGGCCATTGAAGACTCCTTGGTGTCAACAAGTGCTGATACGAATGCTCCGAGCCGAGGCACTCATTACTCGGCCCGGGGAACTGTAGTTATCAAAGAATATCCGGCACGCCGAATCTGGGTCAATGCGATTGCGTGAAAAATGGGCCTGGTACCCGAAATACACTTGGGCACGGGCAGGAAGATGCGGACCGCTATGAATCAGCGAGGCAGATGCTTGCCGGAGCAGGAGTTTTTCTTGTATAGTTGTTTGAGTTGATGGATTCGTTAGTCCCAAAATGGTCTTTGGGCAGACAATTCAGAATTTCTGGCTATGATCAAAGTGACTGATCCTAGCCGAATGTTTTGTTCGAATGTAAATATAATCGCAAGTTGTACGACTTGAGGAGATATGTAATATGGGCTTTGTAGACATACCCGAAGGAATTATCGAATCCGATTGCTATTTTTATCATAGTCTCGATTTCCCTGATGGGTCATCTGTTACAGGTAATTGGGATCTAAGAGGTCGGTTTGAAGATTATACTGGAAATATTGATGTCAAAAATAAAGTAGTTCTTGATGTAGGAACGGCATCTGGTTTTTTGGCATTCGAGGCAGAAAAAAGAGGAGCTCAAGTCATTGCGTTAGATATGCCCATTGATGGAGAATGGGATACTGTGCCGTATGCCAGGGAGAAAGTCGTTGATGTTGAAAAACAGTTGGCTGAGAAACATCCCAATGAAGATGTTAATAAAAGAAAAGAAGGTGTGAAAAGATTGCGGAATGGTTTCTTTTATGCACACAACAAGTTTCAATCATCCGTTAGATTGTTTGAGACTATGGTGTATGATATTCCGCCAAGCCTTGGATTTGTGGATGTATCTTTTGTTGGTAGTATTCTGCTGCATCTCCGGGATCCTTTTTTGGCTCTGCACAATGCTGCAGCTTTAACCAGAGAGCAAATTGTAATTTCCGATTTGTGTCCATTGAAATTTGATGAACTGACAAAGAGAAAACCCTATATCGAATTTTTGCCTGATGAAACATTCTCAAATCCATTCGCGTGGTGGCGCTTGTCGCCACAGGCGCTGAAAAGAATGTTACATGTGGTAGGCTTTGAAGTTGAGGAAGAGTATTATAATAACTATCCACTGAATGACAGGCAAAGCAGGGTATGCACTTTGGTGGCCAGAAGAACGCGAGTCTGATTCAAGCGATAGGAATTCGTGCGACCAGTTCTTCATGTTTGATGGACAGGCGATTTTATCGTCCATACCGGGCCTAAACGGGCTAATTATTCGCCCAATCTGTCCGGTGCGTGTGCTCGGAGTGTGTGCAAGTCGTTGAACTCCATATCTTCCTTTCCTTTGGTCCGCTCCATGCTGTTGCATCCATGCATTCTGGAACTGACGGCAAACAAAGGAGTATGATCATGCCCGGTTTCGATGGAACAGGTCCCTGGGGCAAGGGTCCCATGACCGGCGGCGGATTCGGCTACTGTGTCCAGGCCGCCGGCGGAGAACCGATTGGTGCGATGCGTGGATTCGGCGGCAGACGTGGTGGAGGCCGTATGGGCCGGGGTTGCTTCGGTCGCGGCTTGGGACGTTCGGTGGAGCCGTGGGAAATGACCACTCCCGTGGACGAGAAATCGTTCCTGGAGTCCCGGCTCAGCAGGATCGAAGAAGAAGCCGCCAGGATCAAGGGACGTCTGGATGCTTTGGAGTCCTGACGCGTTCGGCTGGGGCTCCAATCTCAAGTCACCCCATCAGGGAGGGTCTCATCATGCCGATTGTGATCGATGAAGAGGCGTGCATGGCTTGCGAATCGTGCGTGGAACTGTGTCCCGAGGTCTTTGCGATGAACGATGATGGCGACATGGCCATTGTGCTCAATCCGGACTCGACAGCCGATTGCGTGGACGAGGCCATAGAGGCCTGTCCCGGTGAGGCGATTTCCAGGTAACAAACGCAAGCGGGGCGCGGACCATCTCGTTCGCGCCCCGCGATTTGTGTGCGAGTTCTGATCGGAAAGGTCCTCTTGTTTCGGCCGGGTGGCTTTCCGTCGTTCAATCCCCTATTCCGACTCAACTCTTTTTGCTTGTTATGGTGTGGATGTGCGACACGATGCGCTTCACGTCCTTGGAGTCGCACTTGGGACAGGGGATCTTGCTTTTCTCCATCTCCGCCACGGTGAGAATCTCCGTAAAGACGGCGCCGCACTTGTTGCAGAGGTATTCGTACATCGGCATCGCTCATCCCTCCTGTGGGCGATAAACCACACCGTAAGGACGTCAGCGCACGACCAGCACGGAACAGTGGGCGTGGGACACCACGTTCACGGCCACGCTGCCCACCAGGAACCGCTCGATGGCGGACGCCCCCTTGTGTCCGATCACGATCAG
Proteins encoded:
- a CDS encoding MASE3 domain-containing protein gives rise to the protein MHSGHTTGDLRSKSSTISYQSVILYGVAAFALFAGLYISLRHSFLLFHSVAEMLSIVVAFSISLIYWNARHIIRNTYISVVGIAFGFIALVDLLHLLSYKGMNIFVGYDADLPTQLWIAGRYMQAAALLAAPLLIRRRLNENGVFFVWLIVTTVLFMSIFGDVFPACYVEGQGQTPFKIWSEYLICAMLAGAVWVLLKRRSLFKPLVVRLLVWAIALNIVSELAFTSYIGVYDIANVLGHILKIGSSLLIYKALVETSLRDPYQVLFKELTDSEERYRELVEVLPAAMCTYDSNGAMTFYNDQAVRIWGRSPESDAAGALLPGFALRRLDGAPLPEDQAPVGLALRTGTSCRNEELIVERPDGSQAFISANVNPLHDADGKIRGAIAVFLEITERKQAEKKVGILARFPQENPNPVMRFAGNGSLLYANEPSGSLLDHWGARVGRPGPPWLHEQVKLALHQGEVLMTEIEIGNATYALSLAPVMDEGYVNIYGMDITERKKAVEELRISRADLNLAQKVAHVGSWRLDVRQNRLEWSEETYRMFGMSPGTPLSYESFLERVHPEDRALVEKRWEEALRGEPYEVEHRIVADGEVKWVRELATLEFDAHGDLVGGFGTVQDITSLKRHELQLERLAYEQSGLAEAARQLSMADSMQEITAVVCRAARRLADADGATFVLMEEDMCHYVDEDAVSPLWKGKRFARSACISGWVMENKEPAVIGNVYVDPRIPIEPYKVTFVQSLVVAPVRPEAPLAAIGVYWAERGEPRPETVQLIQSIADLASVAMQNVNLYERLRRSNRMYKEQKELAEAANNAKSEFLANMSHEIRTPLTGMLGMTDLLLDNLKGEKNIEYAQHMKLAGEALRAIIDDILDLSKIEAGKMELELVAVRLSESIGQCLALYEPMAREKDLGWRVEYPKSLPDYVLVDESKLHQVLRNLVSNAIKFTDSGEVAVLAEYLNRNGNGNGMLQISVQDTGIGIPQDRTHELYQEFTQLDSSYHKAHGGTGLGLAISKRLVELMGGDIELESEPGSGTMFTITVPAPKTDAPAHPPLDFFEASGCRSLRLLVAEDNPVNQYLVRELLDRAGCDFTLAENGAIVLERLEEDEAGYDLVLMDINMPGLDGVQTTRRIRESGKAYATIPIIALTAYAMPEERQRFMDAGMDGYLAKPFTVQQLLAVISEMPTGRIAGRPRPDEAPGTACRGGASPTVEQASVSAPEKGEDGVLDEAHLRQVFRENAEDLHELVAMLEAEHPEQLKSMRRLLQEGRHQETADMAHSIASGFGAVGLRHAAGESLRLERLLRAGDISDAVILLAALHDTVDHSFTAVKDWIRSNLG
- a CDS encoding AAA family ATPase; translation: MKPSEIVSALELLLEVRQPVFLWGAPGVGKSQVVAQVAAEHGMELVDIRAVLLDPVDLRGIPRIDDAGNAVWCPPSFLPRSGRGILFLDELNTAPPLVQAACYQLILDRKLGEYELPEDWTIVAAGNRESDRAVTHRMPSALANRMIHLDFDPDLDDWLAWAERTGVEPKLRAFLRFRPKLLHAFDPKKSEKAFPSPRSWEFASRIIAADRPARITHALLKGAVGEAAAAECIGFLKIYDELPDAEAMLADPGGVRIPDDPAVIYAMCESVAREASDETMSSLAVLAARMPVEFSVLLMRDAAAVEPSIVETEAFQGWARANHEVLVS
- a CDS encoding vWA domain-containing protein, producing the protein MNQAARDKMIKARSELVLDQPFFAHLALRLEMREDPTCRTAWSDGRVLAYNPSYIEIMPLEKVKGLQCHEVLHLACGHHLRRGERDAATWNKACDYAINPILLEAGIQLPTGYLDDPALHDKSADSIYAALVDRDEESRGGAETGAEQETDTQEDAQGGGAAGEQGAELKESGDDTSEGAGDDGSAAAGLDEDGEATPPSEQENDPGMSGEVRDAPSNSGGKDSAAEMAREEDSWQVAVAQALHKARESGEMPGSLERLLAEALSPSLNWRELLRRFLANVARNDFSWVRPNRRYLHAGLYLPGLESEELAEVAVAVDVSGSITQSELDSFGAELSAVLEEFETTVTVFTCDAAVTTQERLARWDLPLEFEARGGGGTDFRPPFERLQEDGEAPACLVYFTDMECDRFPDEPDYPVLWVTTNMQYASPPFGEVATMEQGI
- a CDS encoding Crp/Fnr family transcriptional regulator, producing MRFSEIDLLAELERPEHEVLRELFHSRSLPAGSLLYSPDARENLIFVIRSGAVRVFLACESKEFTLAILGPGDIYATHSGAYVQAMDKPVEMLVTQVNEVSRRLVDVPEFTKTMVRVLGQMLSNSFDTIRGLAFQSSSERLAQLFLAQSRAIRLQQGEEGGVEVQLGLNMQQIADVVGASRQTVSSLINEFMRQGLLEKRGRGVFFLPDLDGLRRTAGLLAIPEPEKK
- the cooS gene encoding anaerobic carbon-monoxide dehydrogenase catalytic subunit, translating into MAKEARGIDDLTMWDDAKAMLRKAEAEGIETVWDRLENQTPHCKFCESGLTCQKCVMGPCRIIPTNEKKARGVCGADADLTVARNFGRFVAAGAASHSDHGRDLVETLAAIGAGETTDYVIKDGDKLRRIAGELGIDVDGKEDKAVAAELADLFVRDYGFGANKKLAFLSRLPKQRLELWDKLGIAPRGVDWEVVEMMHRTHMGVDCDAVSICLHAARTSLSDGWGGSMIATEISDIVFGTPSPGKAEVNLGVLKQDHVNILVHGHSPIVSEMLLASARDPRFIQAAKSAGAEGINVAGLCCTGNELLMRQGVPLAGNHLMTELTIVTGAVDMMVVDYQCIMPSLVTIAQCYHTKFVSTSNKAHFTGAEHVEFTYRNAREKADQVVRMAIEAFTERDQSRVQIPEGPMSMMTGFSNEAILGALGGTPDPLIEAIKAGKVRGAVGIVGCNNPKLKQDYVHVNLAKELIKRDVLVLCTGCATSALGKAGLLMPEAAAEAGAGLRSVCESLGIPPVLHVGSCVDNARIIQLCAMLANALGVDISDLPVAASAPEWYSEKAAAIGMYAVASGIYTHLGLPPNITGSDTVTQLALGGLNDVVGAHFVVESDPVKAAELIDLRIQSKRVALGLE
- a CDS encoding AAA family ATPase, translated to MKIAFAGKGGVGKTTLAAWVGDYLARKGAHVWMIDADTALSLGQASGLPAAELPAPLVTREDLVRERIGQGLISISAQVDDLPESLAVGLPVSSGNDSGGGKRLLVMGTIAAAGGGCACSANALLKALLAHVFLERDDYVMVDLEAGVEHLGRGAVEGVDGLVVVSEPSFRGLETAAAISELAGQLGLDNQVLVLNRTAAVPESLAVEGLPERVISFPPIQGLVERQLASPSVLGLPEQDEIDERVGRLFALLEEGRCR
- a CDS encoding HU family DNA-binding protein, giving the protein MANQDFPGVCFAGCQDKECNITPMDTDIAHERVKKLPEGYTKTLVKSLAYAFPDKLSDESDAYMVFDAMKAVITNVLKNGDVIELEGLGEFRTDPANGRKHVVFTPTRALEDAVNE
- a CDS encoding DUF5320 domain-containing protein, which translates into the protein MPGFDGTGPWGKGPMTGGGFGYCVQAAGGEPIGAMRGFGGRRGGGRMGRGCFGRGLGRSVEPWEMTTPVDEKSFLESRLSRIEEEAARIKGRLDALES
- a CDS encoding ferredoxin, which produces MPIVIDEEACMACESCVELCPEVFAMNDDGDMAIVLNPDSTADCVDEAIEACPGEAISR
- a CDS encoding FmdB family zinc ribbon protein codes for the protein MPMYEYLCNKCGAVFTEILTVAEMEKSKIPCPKCDSKDVKRIVSHIHTITSKKS